Proteins encoded by one window of Camelus dromedarius isolate mCamDro1 chromosome 27, mCamDro1.pat, whole genome shotgun sequence:
- the UBXN6 gene encoding UBX domain-containing protein 6 codes for MKKFFQEIKADIKFKSAGPGQKLTESVGEKAPKEKPNQPAIRQPRQGPTDEAQMAAAAALARLEQKQPRARGPTSQDSIRNQVRKELRAEATISGNLDALGTNTVPEPKEEGSTHLAVPGVYFTCPLTGAILRKDQRDTRIREAILSHFSTDPVAASIMKIHTFNKDRDRVKLGVDTIAKYLDNIHLHPEEEKYRKIKLQNKVFQERINCLEGTHEFFEAIGFQKVLLPVPDQEGPEEFYVLSEDVLAQPESLEQHKEQLLRAEPVRATLARQRRVFRPSPLASQFDLPADFFNLTAEEIKREQRLRSEAVERLSVLRTKAMREREEQRELRKYTYTLLRVRFPDGCLLQGTFYARERVAALYGFVREALQSDWLPFELLASGGQKLSEDENLAFNECGLVPSALLSFSWDTAVLEDIRAAGAEPDSSILKPELLSAIERL; via the exons ATGAAGAAATTCTTCCAGGAGATCAAGGCCGACATCAAATTCAAGAGCGCGGGGCCCGGTCAGAAGCTCACAGAGTCGGTGGG GGAAAAGGCCCCCAAAGAAAAGCCCAACCAGCCGGCGATCCGGCAGCCCCGCCAGGGACCCACTGATGAGGCGCAGATGGCGGCCGCGGCAGCCCTGGCCCGGCTTGAGCAGAAGCAGCCCAGGGCGCGGGGCCCCACGTCACAGGACTCCATCCGGAACCAGG TGAGAAAGGAACTTCGAGCTGAAGCGACTATCAGTGGGAACCTGGACGCCCTGGGGACCAACACG GTGCCTGAGCCCAAAGAAGAAGGCTCGACCCACCTGGCGGTGCCCGGAGTGTACTTCACCTGCCCGCTCACGGGGGCCATCCTGAGGAAGGACCAGCGGGACACCCGCATCAGAGAGGCCATTCTCTCG cacttTTCCACCGACCCGGTGGCTGCCTCCATCATGAAGATCCACACCTTCAACAAGGACCGGGACCGGGTGAAGCTGGGCGTGGACACCATCGCCAA GTACCTGGACAACATCCACCTGCATCCCGAGGAGGAGAAGTACCGGAAGATCAAGCTGCAGAACAAGGTGTTCCAG GAGCGCATTAACTGCCTGGAAGGGACCCACGAGTTTTTTGAGGCTATCGGCTTCCAGAAGGTGTTGCTTCCAGTCCCTGACCAGG AGGGCCCTGAAGAGTTCTACGTGCTGAGCGAGGACGTCCTGGCCCAGCCCGAGAGCCTGGAGCAGCACAAGGAGCAGCTGCTGCGCGCCGAGCCCGTGCGGGCCACGCTGGCCCGCCAGCGCCGGGTCTTCCGGCCCTCACCCCTGGCCTCCCAGTTTGACCTGCCTGCAGACTTCTTCAACCTCACAGCCGAGGAGATCAAGCGGGAGCAGAGGCTCCGGTCGGAGGCCGTGGAGCGGCTGAGCGTGCTGCGGACCAAGGCCATGCGCGAgcgggaggagcagagggagctgCGCAAGTACACGTACACGCTGCTGCGCGTGCGCTTCCCCGACggctgcctcctccagg GGACCTTCTATGCCCGGGAGCGGGTGGCGGCACTGTACGGGTTTGTCCGGGAGGCCTTGCAGAGTGACTGGCTGCCTTTTGAGCTGCTGGCCTCAGGTGGGCAGAAGCTGTCCGAGGATGAGAACCTGGCCTTCAATGAGTGCGGGCTG GTGCCCTCAGCCCTCCTGTCCTTCTCGTGGGACACGGCGGTGCTGGAAGACATCAGGGCCGCGGGGGCCGAGCCGGACTCATCTATCCTGAAACCTGAGCTCCTGTCGGCCATTGAGAGGCTCTAG